A window of the Planococcus citri chromosome 4, ihPlaCitr1.1, whole genome shotgun sequence genome harbors these coding sequences:
- the LOC135843344 gene encoding uncharacterized protein LOC135843344 isoform X2, producing MDDLPVEIKEMIIYYCDGESLFNLQQINQHWKILVDKEDERRNLFKSRLKSDIEKNTLKDVITKLYPKKNYLYSNPDLYKFVFYATLRWKYFNNSCFKIKKLPHKFSVIIDLKTSGNTILVGDKCGLYVIKSLNDPLIFFGIGRVKNIELFCTSSKATSIDHEYDEVDVMTENNVHHFFNLQKNTFYKKTRFRENKCIKYWMGKSIELDMKKSNRDPVLKADFYENFVMMVTEKNVIQSKSSSLSKVRKTPFNSHGWRVWFLWHSKLVICAKDDSLEIFCDGATTTIDYHLFPPVSAIFYHAGWLFLGSRYEISSWLRLF from the exons ATGGACGACTTACCGGTTGAAATCAAAGAGATGATAATATACTATTGCGATGGAGAAAGCCTCTTCAATCTCCAGCAAATTAATCAACACTGGAAAATACTAGTTGATAAAGAAGacgaa AGAAGAAATCTTTTCAAATCACGATTGAAAAGTGATATTGAGAAAAATACGCTGAAAGACGTGATCACGAAACTATATCCTAAGAAGAATTACCTCTATTCGAATCCTGATCTgtataaattcgtattttatgcAACCTTACGATGGAAGTATTTCAACAACAGTtgtttcaagatcaaaaaactGCCTCATAAATTCTCAGTTATTATCGACTTGAAAACATCCG gaAACACTATATTGGTTGGAGACAAATGTGGATTGTACGTGATTAAGTCGTTAAACGATCCATTGATTTTCTTCGGTATCGGACGTGTGAAAAATATAGAATTATTTTGTACCTCTTCCAAAGCTACTA GTATAGATCACGAATATGACGAGGTGGACGTGATGACCGAAAACAACGTTCatcatttcttcaatttgcagaaaAATACGTTTTATAAAAAGACTCGCTTTCGCGAAAATAAGTGTATCAA ATACTGGATGGGAAAATCGATAGAATTGGACATGAAAAAATCCAACAGAGATCCTGTACTTAAggctgatttttatgaaaatttt GTTATGATGGTTACCGAAAAGAACGTTATTCAATCCAAAAGTTCTAGTCTTTCCAAAGTACGCAAAACACCTTTCAATAGCCACGGTTGGAGAGTTTGGTTTTTATGGCATTCCAAACTAGTGATTTGTGCTAAAG ATGacagtttggaaattttttgcgatGGAGCCACGACAACGATAGATTATCACTTATTTCCACCAGTTTCGGCGATTTTTTATCACGCTGGGTGGCTTTTTTTAGGCAGCAGATAcg AGATTTCAAGCTGGCTCAGGCTGTTTTGA
- the LOC135843348 gene encoding lipase member H-like isoform X2, with product MRFVKYSLFLYFILGLHVSSRLLDSDEDNERMENVDENSIDNDAKSGLTVEEKEIIFKYYNRDNVAGERIYIKNVTEDILKGWRKYHEVKFITHGWLSSEKSGSVEGIKNAYLVKKDINVITIDWSETASWKAYPLPAYFTKQVGAIIATLIEELVEKKFASLQNVHVIGHSLGSHVAGAVGSSVKSGKVARITGLDPAGPAFEHVHQLHNNVLDTSDAEFVDIIHTAGGAAGYMQPLGHADFYPNGGVPPQPGCVETSSLNVTCSHGRAYNFFADSILYPSSFRAYKCDTWEALKNASCNGYPIVYMGDETPSTARGIYYLRTEAKSPFGRKN from the exons atgcGTTTTGTAAAATAtagtttatttttgtattttattttaggaTTACATG tttcgaGTAGACTTCTGGATAGTGATGAGGATAACGAACGTATGGAAAATGTCGATGAGAATAGCATCGATAACGATGCAAAATCCGGACTAACTgttgaagaaaaagaaataatttttaaatattacaaCAG AGATAATGTCGCCGGAGAAAGAATATACATCAAGAATGTGACCGAAGACATATTAAAAGGCTGGAGAAAATATCACGAAGTGAAATTCATCACTCACGGATGGCTTTCATCGGAAAAATCTGGATCAGTGGAAGGAATAAAGAACG CTTATCTGGTTAAAAAAGACATCAACGTAATAACCATCGATTGGTCGGAAACAGCTTCGTGGAAAGCTTATCCACTCCCTGCATATTTTACCAAACAAGTAGGCGCAATTATAGCAACTTTAATCGAAGAATTGGTCGAAAAGAAATTCGCCTCACTACAAAACGTTCACGTAATCGGCCACAGTCTCGGATCACATGTAGCAGGAGCTGTAGGAAGCTCGGTCAAGAGTGGAAAAGTTGCCAGGATCACTG GTTTGGATCCCGCTGGCCCAGCTTTTGAGCACGTCCATCAACTTCACAACAACGTTTTGGATACATCAGATGCGGAGTTCGTGGATATAATTCATACGGCGGGAGGAGCTGCTGGATATATGCAGCCTTTAGGACATGCTGATTTTTACCCCAATGGTGGAGTGCCTCCGCAGCCCGGCTGTGTAGAGACTAGTTCCCTCAATG TCACGTGTAGCCACGGAAGAGCGTATAATTTTTTCGCCGATTCCATCCTGTATCCTAGTTCGTTCAGAGCGTATAAATGCGATACGTGGGAAGCGTTGAAAAATGCGTCGTGTAATGGATATCCTATCGTGTATATGGGAGATGAAACACCTTCTAC AGCTAGAGGTATCTATTATCTTCGAACCGAAGCTAAATCGCCATTTGGAAGGAAGAACTGA
- the LOC135843346 gene encoding pancreatic triacylglycerol lipase-like: MNHLGILLSFGLLVTSGYCGFIKFGPCLIGWKETCPDSHINFYLFTKNNSLKPQKVLPDKNDILKSNYNPEKSNKIIIHGYNSDMNLFQLVRMKNEYLELDYNVWMIDWGEIAAGPCYPIVVSNLNYVGKCIAQLVNEILSISKAPKEVFHLLGFSVGAHLAAYVANHVRPYKFSRITGLDPALPLFTTPLKDGKLDKSDAEFVDVLHTDALKEGKVETCGHVDFYVNGGIEQPGCKTSSIIDTSRCNHYRSAAYFAESITSNVGFYGWFCDGFFHYLFNKCPPKTPDILMGEYVNRKVTGSYILHTADKPPYAMGRNFSSAQSNASFPSPSNIPSESTVALEQFSNSVVVNEAFNAAEVSLAASGENVTFLDVL, from the exons ATGAATCATTTAG GAATTTTATTATCGTTTGGACTTCTTGTAACTTCTGGGTACTGCGGTTTCATCAAATTTGGCCCATGTCTTATTGGATGGAAAGAGACGTGTCCTGATTCGCACatcaatttttacctatttacaAA GAATAATTCACTCAAACCACAAAAAGTTTTACCagataaaaatgatattttgaaatcgaaTTATAATCCAGAGAAGTCGAACAAAATAATTATCCACGGATACAACAGCGATATGAACCTCTTCCAGTTGGTGAGAATGAAAAATG aatacCTCGAACTCGATTATAACGTTTGGATGATCGACTGGGGAGAAATAGCTGCTGGACCTTGTTATCCGATAGTTGTGAGCAATTTGAATTATGTTGGGAAATGTATAGCTCAATTGGTGAATGAGATTTTATCCATCTCAAAAGCTCCTAAAGAGGTCTTCCATTTGTTAGGATTTAGCGTCGGAGCTCATTTGGCGGCGTATGTTGCAAATCACGTCAGACCTTATAAATTTTCCCGAATAACAG GCTTGGATCCAGCGTTACCATTATTTACAACTCCTTTGAAAGATGGAAAACTAGATAAAAGTGACGCCGAATTCGTCGATGTTCTCCATACGGATGCCTTGAAGGAAGGAAAAGTTGAAACTTGTGGTCATGTAGATTTCTATGTAAACGGTGGAATAGAACAGCCAGGATGTAAAACTAGTAGTATTATTG ATACCAGTCGATGTAATCACTACAGATCTGCGGCGTATTTTGCTGAATCTATTACTTCAAATGTTGGCTTCTATGGTTGGTTCTGCgatggattttttcattatttatttaacAAGTGCCCTCCTAAAACACCTGACATATTGATGGGAGAATACGTCAACAGAAA gGTAACAGGTTCCTATATCCTGCATACAGCTGATAAACCACCGTATGCTATGggacgaaatttttcaagtgctcAATCAAATGCTAGTTTTCCATCTCCGTCGAATATTCCTTCAGAGAGCACAGTGGCGTTGGAGCAATTTTCGAATAGCGTTGTTGTAAATGAAGCTTTTAATGCGGCTGAAGTTTCACTAGCTGCTTCTGGagaaaatgtgacttttttggaTGTTCTTTAA
- the Sap130 gene encoding mucin-5AC — translation MQSSTDVGVHQPVGKTESETTLPLSSVQTTTAPYLQTSTNASSTTNVALNQASIKQVNLSARPDKPANGNSISQNNRFVPASTCVTTYHIPRGTATVANIAGPRGSLATPIVRTTPVSHVQASTTLAGSTPSAFIPALSRPVTTWVVPNTTSSAILQKAGTLNVIPSTTYVKPPSTMTVTSRIATPIASKTSDTAIKPIILQNTPKQLITQATNQLQDRNTGGMLKTNVGMVTIRGSTITPGLQPQAKVTHVAQSSQPPRLTVSTVSMPLLVPTAAAVVRKPQTLAPKIIAQSARAPFTVQSIPVSVSHTVSALTMNKKTAGITVGNNQTTVAGQNTTTMVRSTPTMVASNSMIAKVYPTNTEIRATAPTGNLLIQTTPKPSSTVMSNSTVTAFTAPSTTFMYEPENFQVKRTLVSSSCTAFTSSVTPLTTTMSIPRHFNVVSNSNPIPRLNPIMVVEPPRVAASTAPTSPNAVQPSTVTIQSYVIPQGPSVAPAPVPVPVPVPVSVPLSVPVPVPTLQPQAPSAPQSRVVSPVPQQTTSMKSNASPRPSILRKRDIDGSLAKAQRNLTPLLNSVPTSSTVPSPPPSPHMADIGGGQSSNSSSTLSATSSPGIPNIDPESPTPKPERVLMIANCDEEQLRTSSLVEMSPRKKPRKQQLGGNLTNEPKLEDDMEFISDDKIKKESRDTDPVPVNQESHKASSSSSSSSKKPNISILSGYNHGWKSRHHHFLRYNDVKYKEEKKPAVNDIANQKYVTQKINGWKIYHLSAQMENLHDIEIEVVDKFSSLLKLFKSHTENDENKSLNRTNELFMGNMQRSKVVSDQLKEAKTQMMKVFNHKKHVSDIINKYASKRTIKKKGRY, via the exons atgcaatcatcTACCGATGTCGGTGTTCATCAGCCAGTCGGAAAAACTGAGAGTGAAACT acGTTACCTTTATCTTCTGTACAAACAACAACTGCGCCATATTTGCAGACCTCAACTAACGCTTCTAGTACTACTAATGTTGCTTTGAATCAAGCTTCCATTAAACAAG TTAATTTATCAGCTAGACCTGACAAACCTGCGAATGGTAACTCGATCTCACAAAATAATCGTTTCGTACCTGCTTCAACATGTGTTACAACTTACCATATCCCTAGAG GAACAGCAACTGTAGCAAATATAGCAGGACCACGAGGTTCATTAGCTACCCCTATCGTGCGTACAACTCCTGTTTCGCATGTTCAAGCCTCGACAACATTGGCTGGAAGTACACCATCGGC GTTCATCCCTGCGTTAAGTAGGCCTGTAACTACATGGGTGGTTCCGAATACCACATCTTCGGCGATACTGCAGAAAGCAGGCACTTTGAATGTCATTCCTAGCACCACTTACGTTAAGCCACCGAGTACAATGACAG TTACCAGTCGAATTGCTACTCCTATTGCGAGCAAAACGTCGGATACTGCCATTAAACCAATAATACTTCAAAATACGCCTAAACAGCTGATAACGCAAGCAACAAATCAA TTACAGGACAGAAACACAGGTGGTATGTTGAAGACCAATGTCGGTATGGTGACCATAAGAGGATCAACAATTACACCTGGCTTGCAGCCTCAAGCAAAAGTCACCCATGTAGCTCAAAGTAGTCAACCTCCTCGATTAACTGTATCGACGGTATCGATGCCTCTGCTAGTACCAACTGCAGCAGCAGTAGTTAGAAAACCACAAACATTAGCTCCAAAG ATAATAGCACAATCAGCAAGGGCACCATTTACTGTACAATCTATTCCAGTCAGCGTTAGCCATACTGTTTCTGCTCTAACGATGAACAAGAAAACTG cTGGAATCACGGTCGGAAATAATCAAACGACTGTCGCTGGTCAAAATACAACTACCATGGTTCGTTCTACTCCGACGATGGTCGCATCTAACTCGATGATAGCCAAAGTATACCCGACAAATACAGAAATCAGAGCAACTGCGCCTACCGGAAATTTATTAATACAAACGACTCCTAAACCTTCAA GTACTGTGATGAGTAATTCGACAGTTACTGCATTTACCGCGCCGTCGACGACTTTTATGTACgaacctgaaaattttcaagttaaaaGAACGCTTGTTTCATCATCGTGTACTGCTTTCACCTCATCTGTTACTCCATTAACTACGACTATGTCGATACCTCGACATTTCA ATGTTGTATCAAATTCTAATCCTATCCCTCGTTTGAATCCAATTATGGTGGTAGAACCTCCTCGAGTTGCTGCTTCTACGGCGCCTACGTCACCAAATGCTGTTCAACCATCTACTGTGACAATTCAGTCGTATGTTATTCCACAAG GTCCTTCGGTGGCTCCTGCGCCTGTACCTGTACCCGTACCTGTGCCTGTATCTGTACCTCTATCTGTgcctgtacctgtacctacgtTACAACCTCAAGCTCCATCTGCTCCTCAGTCAAGAGTAGTGTCCCCAGTGCCGCAGCAAACTACCAGTATGAAATCGAACGCGTCACCAAGACCGAGTATATTGCGAAAACGTGACATCGACGG ATCGTTAGCTAAAGCTCAACGCAACTTAACGCCGCTACTTAATTCTGTGCCTACGTCTTCAACGGTACCGTCACCTCCTCCTTCACCTCACATGGCAGATATCGGTGGAGGTCAATCGTCCAACAGTTCGTCGACCTTATCAGCCACTTCATCGCCTGGTATTCCGAACATTGATCCAGAATCACCTACCCCTAAACCAGAACGAGTCTTGATGATCGCCAATTGCGACGAAGAGCAGCTGAGGACTTCGTCTTTGGTTGAAATGAGTCCTAGAAAGAAACCTAGAAAACAGCAATT AGGGGGAAATTTAACGAATGAACCGAAACTGGAAGATGATATGGAGTTCATATCggatgataaaattaaaaaagagagCAGAG ATACCGACCCAGTGCCTGTTAATCAAGAATCTCATAAAGCctcttcttcgtcgtcgtcttcgtcgaaAAAACCCAACATTTCAATACTCAGTGGTTATAATCATGGTTGGAAATCGAGGCATCATCACTTTCTACGTTACAACGATGTGAAAtataaagaagaaaagaaaccaGCTGTTAACGATATCGCCAATCAGAAATACGTCACTCAAAAAATCAACGGATGGAAGATTTACCATCTGAGTGCTCAAATGGAGAACTTG CATGATATCGAAATCGAAGTCgtcgacaaattttcatcattactAAAGTTATTCAAAAGTCACaccgaaaatgatgaaaataagaGCTTAAATCGTACCAATGAATTATTCATG GGTAACATGCAACGTAGCAAAGTAGTATCGGATCAATTAAAAGAAGCTAAAACGCAAATGATGAAAGTTTTCAACCATAAAAAACACGTTAGCGATATCATAAATAAATACGCCAGTAAACGAACGATCAAGAAAAAAGGACGGTATTAA
- the LOC135843348 gene encoding lipase member H-like isoform X1 has protein sequence MRFVKYSLFLYFILGLHVSSRLLDSDEDNERMENVDENSIDNDAKSGLTVEEKEIIFKYYNRDNVAGERIYIKNVTEDILKGWRKYHEVKFITHGWLSSEKSGSVEGIKNAYLVKKDINVITIDWSETASWKAYPLPAYFTKQVGAIIATLIEELVEKKFASLQNVHVIGHSLGSHVAGAVGSSVKSGKVARITGLDPAGPAFEHVHQLHNNVLDTSDAEFVDIIHTAGGAAGYMQPLGHADFYPNGGVPPQPGCVETSSLNGLMQSFTCSHGRAYNFFADSILYPSSFRAYKCDTWEALKNASCNGYPIVYMGDETPSTARGIYYLRTEAKSPFGRKN, from the exons atgcGTTTTGTAAAATAtagtttatttttgtattttattttaggaTTACATG tttcgaGTAGACTTCTGGATAGTGATGAGGATAACGAACGTATGGAAAATGTCGATGAGAATAGCATCGATAACGATGCAAAATCCGGACTAACTgttgaagaaaaagaaataatttttaaatattacaaCAG AGATAATGTCGCCGGAGAAAGAATATACATCAAGAATGTGACCGAAGACATATTAAAAGGCTGGAGAAAATATCACGAAGTGAAATTCATCACTCACGGATGGCTTTCATCGGAAAAATCTGGATCAGTGGAAGGAATAAAGAACG CTTATCTGGTTAAAAAAGACATCAACGTAATAACCATCGATTGGTCGGAAACAGCTTCGTGGAAAGCTTATCCACTCCCTGCATATTTTACCAAACAAGTAGGCGCAATTATAGCAACTTTAATCGAAGAATTGGTCGAAAAGAAATTCGCCTCACTACAAAACGTTCACGTAATCGGCCACAGTCTCGGATCACATGTAGCAGGAGCTGTAGGAAGCTCGGTCAAGAGTGGAAAAGTTGCCAGGATCACTG GTTTGGATCCCGCTGGCCCAGCTTTTGAGCACGTCCATCAACTTCACAACAACGTTTTGGATACATCAGATGCGGAGTTCGTGGATATAATTCATACGGCGGGAGGAGCTGCTGGATATATGCAGCCTTTAGGACATGCTGATTTTTACCCCAATGGTGGAGTGCCTCCGCAGCCCGGCTGTGTAGAGACTAGTTCCCTCAATGGTCTGATGCAATCTT TCACGTGTAGCCACGGAAGAGCGTATAATTTTTTCGCCGATTCCATCCTGTATCCTAGTTCGTTCAGAGCGTATAAATGCGATACGTGGGAAGCGTTGAAAAATGCGTCGTGTAATGGATATCCTATCGTGTATATGGGAGATGAAACACCTTCTAC AGCTAGAGGTATCTATTATCTTCGAACCGAAGCTAAATCGCCATTTGGAAGGAAGAACTGA
- the ND-39 gene encoding NADH dehydrogenase [ubiquinone] 1 alpha subcomplex subunit 9, mitochondrial — MALRITISKCVNSRTPALLESKRFSIIASVSYSKEVGGYRIIENTDLAALKRGTGYRSSFNGTICTVFGCTGLIGRGLVNRLGRNGTQIIAAYRGSAYDVTPLKVCADLGQMYFTPFHLRDEESIRTAVRHSNVVVNLIGQDCDSMNFKLEEVHIDGARRVARICREMGVKKLIHISAMGASPNPKKILVPGGSRFLKSKYAGEQAVREEFPDAIIVRPADVYGECDRFLYYYCRRERYFFRKLHLHEGGVNTIKAPISVNDFNEGLFELVTRPKEQVNGKTYQFVGPQHYYLNELAGYIMGILLKLPESGYEILDSRLSLSFLAYLHIRNTFYLVKPAIGMHLERFERENTSDILDKDLPTIADLGVKLHTLDLYIKDFTRAYRNISDYGDEVYELDFPSLPAPAQGVYA; from the exons ATGGCACTCCGTATTACCATCTCAAAATGCGTCAATTCTC GTACTCCTGCTCTGCTGGAAAGCAAACGATTCTCCATCATCGCCAGCGTCTCTTATAGTAAAGAAGTCGGAGGTTATAGAATTATCGAGAATACAGATTTAGCAGCTTTGAAAAGAGGTACCGGGTACCGATCCAGTTTCAACGGTACCATTTGTACGGTTTTCGGTTGCACTGGTCTCATCGGAAGAGGCCTCGTTAATCGCCTGGGTAGAAATGGAACCCAA ATCATCGCAGCGTATCGTGGCTCTGCCTACGATGTCACGCCGCTGAAAGTATGCGCTGATTTGGGTCAAATGTATTTTACACCGTTTCATTTAAGAGATGAAGAATCGATTAGGACAGCAGTCAGACATTCGAATGTTGTGGTCAACTTGATCGGTCAAGATTGCGACAGTATGAATTTTAAATTGGAAGAAGTTCATATCGATGGAGCTCGTCGTGTCGCTAGGATATGTCGTGAAATGGGTGTGAAGAAATTGATACATATTTCTGCGATGGGAGCATCGCCTAATCCGAAG aaaatattggTGCCTGGAGGTTCTCGTTTTCTCAAATCAAAATACGCCGGAGAGCAAGCTGTTCGAGAAGAATTTCCCGATGCTATTATCGTAAGACCTGCTGACGTTTACGGCGAATGTGATCGGTTTCTTTA ttattATTGTCGTAGAGAACgttattttttccgaaaattacaTCTTCACGAAGGAGGCGTGAATACGATCAAAGCGCCAATTTCCGTCAATGATTTTAACGAAGGATTATTCGAACTGGTTACTCGACCCAAAGAACAAGTCAATGGTAAAACCTATCAATTCGTTGG TCCGCAGCATTACTATTTGAACGAATTAGCCGGATATATAATGggaattttgctgaaattaccCGAAAGTGGTTACGAAATTCTTGATTCTCGACTGAGTCTCTCATTTCTGGCCTACTTACACATCAGGAATACCTTCTATCTCGTCAAACCTGCTATAGGCATGCACCTCGAGAGATTCGAACGA GAAAATACATCCGATATTCTGGATAAAGATTTACCAACCATAGCTGATTTAGGAGTCAAATTGCATACTTTGGATTTATACATTAAAGATTTTACTCGTGCTTATAGAAATATCAGCGACTACGGAGATGAAGTGTACGAACTTGATTTCCCAAGCCTTCCTGCTCCGGCACAGGGGGTTTACGCTTAG